A window of Ananas comosus cultivar F153 linkage group 11, ASM154086v1, whole genome shotgun sequence genomic DNA:
aaaaaaactttcgaAATTCGAATCGCCTCCCTCGCTCTCCCCAAAACGAAGGTTTTGCCCTAACTTTCTTACCCCTGTCGCCTACCACCGACCCCAGCACCGATCCCTTTCCTTCCTTCTCTTCCCTTCTGGCCATTCGCCGAATGCCATCGGAAGCCCCCGCGTGGCCACATCGAAGATCAATTTCTTCACTATTCCGAAATCAGAACTCTCCAGTCCTTCCTTCCTCAACGAGTCCGCCCGACCTCGCCTACACCCCCGCGCCCCGCCCGACCTCGCCTacgcctgcgccgccgccacGTCTGCGCAGCTGCGTCTGTGCCGCCGCGTCTGCACCGTCGCGTCTGCGCCGTCTCCGCCCACCTCCTCGCCCcgcccctcctctccctcctcctcctcggcctctCCCAGGCTCTCAGCTTAGAGGTAACCTCTTCGCCCCTCTCCTCTTCTAATCTCCGATACCTTTCGCCGCTACTCCGATCCGGTAAAGGACGCCGTCCTCACCTTGTCCAATGCTTAAAATACAGTGAGAAGGTGCAAATCAGTTGATTTATACATGTTTTCTTCTACTTTTcttctacttttctttttccccctctagtacaataaacaaacaaaataatttgaCTTTcagtaaaataaacaaaaaaaaaatccataaaaaataCCTGGCCAGTATTTGTATTATAGTAAAACTTGTTTGGATCCAAAGAATCTATTTCATTGAATAGTAATCTatatactaaaaaaaagaaaagctctgTCTCTATCTTTCTCATTCATATGGTAAAAAAAACTTGATTAAAAAGAGGAGTAGGTAACTAGGTATCTATTATTGCATATTATTATATCTCATAACAGCCAAAAAATGTAAGAGGTTGATGAAGGGGACAAGCATATTACTATATCTCATAATACCCTGTTCATTTCTTTACAAACCAGGGACGAATAAGAGTTTGAAGATTTCCTGCTCTTAATATTTGTCTTAGATTGTGTCAAGCTCCCAAGATTTCTTGCTCCCAACCATCGGAATCCCCCGTGAGGCCGAGCACCACTCGCAATCTCCTTCTAAGTTCCGCAGTTCCATTTTATCTGGTACAAAACTAcaaatttatagtttttataAATATGATTGGAATTAATATTTGctattatatgcatgttaagtggCTGTTATATGAATGTTAAGTGCTATTATATGCATGTTACGTTGATGTTACTTGTTACGTTCATTAATTTGATTGTTGTTGTACTTGTATGAAGACTCAGAGCCAATGAAGTGGAATTTATTACTTAAGAGTTAGGTTATGCTTGATGCATGATTGATGagtaattctaatatttttttgttgtgattttattttttcgagaATCCATGATAGGCAGTCATGTGATAGAGCTTGAAATATTTgagtcattaatttttttatgcagaAAAATGGTTCGAAAGAAAGATAGGTTTTGGATTCACTCGGAAGAATTGAGTGAAAAATTTAAGTGCAAATATTGTTCTAAAGTGTACTCGGGTGGTGTCGCAAGACTCAAATCCCACTTATCTCAAGTTTCAGGACGTGATATTGAAACATGTGATAAAGTACCACCAGATGTACAACCAGAAGCATTTATAGCTGTATGTGGAGATTCTAGCAAAAGAGCTAAGAGTATTGGAAGTACAAATGTCAATGAGTCTGGAGAAAGTATTGCAGTTTCTGGTTCTAGATCATTTGGAAGAACTAATCAAATGACAATGCAGGAAGTTtacaagaaaaagaacaaagaagaaGTTGATCAGTCTCTTGCTAAGTTTTTTATAATGAATAACATTTCTTTTAATGTTGTTCAGTCAGCGTTATTCCTTGACCTTATAAAAGATGTTGCGAATTATGGCTCTGGCTATAAAGTACCATCATATTCAACACTACGAATAAAATTGATTACAAATGAAAAAAAGGAAGCCGAGACATATGTTGGAAAGGTGAAATCCTCATGGCATTTGAGTGGTTGCACCATTATGTCAGATGGTTGGACTGACTTGAAAGGAAAAGCATTCACTAATGTCATTGCATATTCACCTGGAGGTGCGATTTTTATGAACTCTTTTGAATGCTCAAAGGAGAGAAAAACTGCTATGTATCTTAAAGATATTTTATCATCTGTAATTGAAGATATTAGGCCAGATAATGTTGTCCAACTAATCACTGACAATGGTAGTAATTTTCTAGTAGCAGACGACATGCTTTTGGGAAAGTATCCAAGAATGTACAAAACACGATGTGTGACACATGGCTTACAATTACTcttaaaagatatatataagaatGTTGAATGGGTGCGAATCGTGATTGATGAGGCGAGGTTGATTGAAAATCATATGTACAAGCACACCGTTCTCTTGGCATTGATGCGAGAAGCTACTCACAAAGAATTAAAGCATCCATGTGCTACAAGATTTGCTTCAAATTTTCTTGTGTTGCAATCACTTGTGGATGTTGAGAATGAATTAAGGCTTTTTGTTGCTTCTGCTGAATGGAGAGAAAGTAACTTAAACAAAAGTCGGCAAGCAAAGAAAGTAACTGAGCTAGTCCAAAATAATGAATTTTGGAATAGAGCAAAGGAGGTCCTACAAGCTTTAGAGCCTATTGTTCGAGTCCTACGTTTAGTTGATGGTGAGGGATCTACTTCTGGATACTTATATGATGCTATGGAAAGAGCCAAAGAAGCAATCAAGTGTCGCTTGGgtaataatcaaaataaatttatgcgCATATGGGATTTATTTGATGAAAGAAGAAATGGAAATATTATACATCCTATACATGCAGCTGCAGCTCTTCTGAATCCAGCTTATATGTGTCGTGAAGGGTTTAGAGAAAGTCGAGAGATGAAAGATGGCATAGATTTCATGTTTGAGAATCTAATTCTGCCAGAGGAGAAAGaagattttttaaaacaagTACAACATTATCgttctagatcaactttaattttCAATTCTACGGCGTTGATGATGTTAAAAACCTCACATCCTCGTAAGTTATGTTCTTTTTAAACTTCTgtataattttctttaaatatcATTAACTATTTTTTGTTCTTCATTACATGAGTTTGGTAGGATTATTGTGGTGATCCACTTCCAGTGCTAAGAAAATATGCAGTTCGTATTTTAAGCCAACCATGTAGTTCTTCATCTTGTAAGAGAAATTGGAGTGCCTATGAAACAgcacaaacaaagaaaagaaatagattATCTTCGGAAATGTTAGATAATCTTGTTTATACTAGAATGAATACATTAGCAATGAAAAAGTGGTCCACTTTGGAATCACAAGATTTGGAGCCTATTGATTTAGAAAAACTTCATGAACTTTCGGAGTATATAGATAATGGAAAAGGTGGAGATGGAGACGACGGCgaagaaattgaagaaaattCATTAACTAACCTCGACCTTTTGTGGTTAAATCAAGAGTCGGAGTTCGTTGATTATAATTACTAAAACTTTCTATGTTGTATGCTTTATGTTTATTCAAGCTTTTATATATGCTTATATGTGGAATTGTGAActttatatagtttttatttgcTTACTGTTTAGACTTTAGATATGCTAGTATGCACTATGCAAAGTGCAAGTTTTATCTTGTATTTTGTTTTCAACTATGCTTTATGTGAACCTTCTATGTAATGAACCTTCTATGTAGTTTCCAACTATGTGAACCTTCTATATACTAAACCTTCTATGTGAACCTTCTATGTATTTAGTTTTCCACTATGCTTGTATGTGAACCTTCtatgttttatatgttttatttagtttcCAGCTATGTAGTTTCCAACTATGCTTGTATGTGAATCTTCtatgttttatatgttttatataGTTTCCAACTatcttgctatttttttttacttaattagcttaattttgtagctctttattcttttattcttaagaaatatgagtatttatgctaatagcataaattttgagagaaaaaaaacttaatttaatagccgaatttttgatcccgaatttttaattggcgaacgtataatatccgtataaatcacgtatccgaataattggcgagtccgttttttagccgtatttttcaataaatttaaaaattagaagacgaattttatccgaattatacccgtaccgaatttttgccgaatccgaatttactaactatgaATCAAACCACATTCTCCTCTTCTCAACGCCGAACCCTTCACCTCCCCACTAATCTAATTACATGCAATgtgcaacatttaattacatgcaccatattaatattctatcaatgagtaggctttataactttaatccactcccctcctccattaatctccttttttttgagagagataggtagcacgctacaggcttcgtttatttcatttagaaataaacttagctggaaatgtgaatcaactaggattcgaacttgggtctcgggtaccaaccaccaagccctttgccacttgctctagggacggtcggtctccTCTACACCCtctcttttgtaactcttttgtATGCACCATAAAAAAAACATCATTGTCTAATCTCCCACTCCAcactcatctctctctttctctcattgtgTTAACGAAGATTatgagaaagaggaagaagaagaagagcctctGAAGAACACTGTTTCCTTCGAGAAGTATCGTCCCGCGAAACCGAGCCGCGACCcattgtaaatataaattttattaaaatttttaaactttgcTACTTTGCTTCTATTAACTACCCGCTGCATCAcgcgggtctctacactagtttaaaagaataagaaaagttaTGTTTGGTTGATTGGGTTGGAATAGTAGAGATTTAGAAGAATAAGAAAAGTCACATTTGGTTGATTGGGTTGGAATAGGTTGGTTGATTGGGTTGGAATAGTAGGGATTTATAcgaataagaaaaattacattTGGTTGATTGGGTTAGAATAATAGGGATAAGCGTAAttacgattgaaaataaaaataatttatctaaataataagcatctaagtattagtaaaataatattttattaagttaataaataaattaatcaaaattattttataaattaattaaaattactatatgagATAACAAAAATCATTTAGTAAATAACTATATGAGATAAAAAATAAGTCAAtatgttaatattaattaattaattatttatttattttagttaatatgttaattatataaattaaaatactaattatttaaataatatagatGTTA
This region includes:
- the LOC109717117 gene encoding uncharacterized protein LOC109717117, coding for MVRKKDRFWIHSEELSEKFKCKYCSKVYSGGVARLKSHLSQVSGRDIETCDKVPPDVQPEAFIAVCGDSSKRAKSIGSTNVNESGESIAVSGSRSFGRTNQMTMQEVYKKKNKEEVDQSLAKFFIMNNISFNVVQSALFLDLIKDVANYGSGYKVPSYSTLRIKLITNEKKEAETYVGKVKSSWHLSGCTIMSDGWTDLKGKAFTNVIAYSPGGAIFMNSFECSKERKTAMYLKDILSSVIEDIRPDNVVQLITDNGSNFLVADDMLLGKYPRMYKTRCVTHGLQLLLKDIYKNVEWVRIVIDEARLIENHMYKHTVLLALMREATHKELKHPCATRFASNFLVLQSLVDVENELRLFVASAEWRESNLNKSRQAKKVTELVQNNEFWNRAKEVLQALEPIVRVLRLVDGEGSTSGYLYDAMERAKEAIKCRLGNNQNKFMRIWDLFDERRNGNIIHPIHAAAALLNPAYMCREGFRESREMKDGIDFMFENLILPEEKEDFLKQDYCGDPLPVLRKYAVRILSQPCSSSSCKRNWSAYETAQTKKRNRLSSEMLDNLVYTRMNTLAMKKWSTLESQDLEPIDLEKLHELSEYIDNGKGGDGDDGEEIEENSLTNLDLLWLNQESEFVDYNY